The Caldisalinibacter kiritimatiensis region GTTTTAGATAGGTTCTGAAGAAATACACTACTTAAGAATCCAGCTAAAGTAAGAATTGACATTGCAATTCCTGCTTCTTGAGAGTTACCTAATCCTTTACTTTTTATAAACAAAGCTATGTTAATCACAACAGCATAAAAAGCTACATTTATGAAAAAAGCGAGGGTTGCTAGAATAATCACCTTACTATTGATACAGTAATGCTTTGATTCAATTTTATTTCTAGCTTTAGGTTCAGGTAAACCAATAATAATAAGTAATAATGAAATTACAGCTATAAAATAAATAAAAAAAACATATTTCCAATTGTAAACAGCAATCCAGCCAGCAGTTAGAGTAGCAATGATTGAACCTAAATTAGCAGCTGCATTAGAGTATCCCATCATTTTGGTTCTTTCATTCCCTAAAAAAAAGTCAGCAATTAAAGACCTAGTAAAGGGCATTAAAAATCCCATGCCAGCACCTAGTATACCTCTAAAAAATAAAAGTTCATAAATATTTGCAGTAAAGGATCCTCCAATACCACCAAATATATAAAAAATTAGACCTATTATTATAATTTTACGTTGACTAATCGTAACTGACATTTTACTAGATAATAAACTAAAGGGTATTATAATAATAGATGGTAGAGTTAATATCATCTTTACCCAATTAGGATTAACAT contains the following coding sequences:
- a CDS encoding MFS transporter; translation: MNKLLKPAILSISLLIIMTNSTISPALGEISESFSNVNPNWVKMILTLPSIIIIPFSLLSSKMSVTISQRKIIIIGLIFYIFGGIGGSFTANIYELLFFRGILGAGMGFLMPFTRSLIADFFLGNERTKMMGYSNAAANLGSIIATLTAGWIAVYNWKYVFFIYFIAVISLLLIIIGLPEPKARNKIESKHYCINSKVIILATLAFFINVAFYAVVINIALFIKSKGLGNSQEAGIAMSILTLAGFLSSVFLQNLSKTFKRFNTPSSIALMGIGFFILSTGYNLFIIFLASFMIGFSLGILKPTIFLKVVDITPQYSNAFALSIVSGAIFLGKFLSPFILNFISFLLNDTSINLVFAFVGVTLSIASLISLIYSFHSSQIKIYK